The sequence ttctacattatattaaaatagaagtaattaatgaattgcatattaaaattatgttttttgtgcaaacatattaaaattatgttgaattgataccaatatattttgaaaaaaatctttcattaagataaataaataaaatatcattcactgttttaaagtgactaaaatatcattcaccttttaaaatgattaatattcattaaattttaatatttaaaactacatatcatctatttaattatttttaaaatgacagcaatatattatcataaattattatatataaaataatataaaattttatatttataaatgaaatgttaCCCGTATGGGTGTGCGGATTAAAATCTAGTGGCCATTAAGAAGTAAGACGTTTGCATAAGAAACCACACACTGATCACCTTGACCTGGTCGTAATGCCATCCCATGGAATGGTCACAAATGATTGGTTGTCTCTCTAGGCCTAGCTTATCGACCATGTACGAGCTAGCAACATGAATGCATGATGCTTACATACTTTGCTCTTGATGGTGGTGCGCTTCGTCATTATCAATTTAAGTTAAAGCTTAACTCTAACAAGTATAAATGAATGGCATAACACCCTTAATCATGGATTTTAAGCAGGTATAAAGTAGAGAAAGTTTATACTATtccattaattaaaaatacaataatagaCGGAATATTACAAGGATCAAACCGTAACAACAATTAATTATATCAAATCTAAAAAGTCCTAGTTTTACGTGGATTTGTTAGAGTGCGTGCTAACTTTGAAACCTAATGGAGCAAACAAGTTCCTACATCTATTTCTGCATCTTACGATCATGTACAATAAGAAATTGACCCAAGAATAGTTTTGTTTCATGTAATCATTTATCAAATTGTTTGGCTGTGTTCCCTACCTTTCTACGATGTAGTCCATCACAATGTTCCATTAAACGCTTCCATTGGAAGTGTGTGTGGAAAAAATAAACTTGATGATCCTTTGGTTACCTTCATTGTgcttttttacttttgtattttGAAATGGAATGAGTATATCTTATTGGATGTATATATAGTATAGTTTGTTTCCCTAACCTAGTAGCTACTTCTCGTTGGAACTAATTCTTTGAATCAAATGctgaaagagttttaaaaagtTTGAAATATTTGCAGCTTCCGGAACTGACCAACAACATCCAGGTTTTATTGGAGGCGCTCTCAGAAGATGTAGAAATTAAGGTATGTAATAAAATGAGCACCTTCTCTCGCTGATTCAtgaacgcaaaaaaaaaaagggtgagAAGTAAAAGTGATAGTAGAAAGTCCAAACTAGAATTATGCAAATGGGATTTGTATTTGTTATAAGGTGAAACAAGAATGCCACATCTTGAGAGCATAACTCGAATCATAGGCAAAAGAACTCTCATAACTTCGTTTTTACTGATAATCGGATACGAAATGATTGATATACTCATTGGTATTGCTCATTTCATTAGTACCTCTCCCAAAGAAGGGAAAATCAAACGTCAGCGTATGAAcacacaggaaaaaaaaaagtgatttgtTGACAgtgggatttgaacccacgcccttTCGGACAGGAACCTTAATCCTGCGCCTTAGACCAACTCGGCCATATCAACTTTGTTGTTTGCTGAAGTACACACTTGGTTTTAGTAACAGAATTAAATATACTCCACATGCCAAATGAAATATGAAATTGCTGATGTTGTTGGGAAAACTTAAGACGGTTAGAGATAACTTAAGCTTGTCGAAAGTAAAAAAATGCCCAAAGAGATAAATTTCTTGATTATCAATTTAATTTAAAGCTtaactctataaattataaaatagtgGTATGGAATAAAAGTATAACACCATTAATCATGGAGATTAAGCTGGGGAAAAGTAGAGATAAAGCTTATAGTATtccattaattaaaaaatacgaACATACACGGAATATTACAAGGGATCAAACTGTAACAACAACTAAATTAAATCAAATCTAAAAATCCTCGTCTAGCGAGAACACATGGTTATCAAACGCGCCGTTTCCGTTAACGCTAGACATGACGGAAGCCTTCTGGTAATCACCAACCCTCTTCTCGAAGAAATTCGTTTTACCCTGAAGCGAGATCAACTCCATCCAATCAAACGGATTCGCCACACCGTACACCTTCCCGTACCCAAGCGCACCCAAAAGCCTATCCGCCACAAACTCAATATACTGACTCATCAAGTCCCGGTTCATCCCCACCAACGCGCAGGGAAGCGCGTCGCACACAAACTCCCTCTCGATCTCCACCGCGTCGCACACGATCGACTTCACGCGCTCCTCCGATAGCTTCGTCCTCAACAAGGTATAGATCAGGCACGCGAAGTCGCAGTGAAGGCCTTCGTCCCGCGAGATCAGCTCGTTGGAGAAGGTGAGCCCCGGCATGAGCCCTCGCTTCTTGAGCCAGAAGATGGAGCAGAAGCTTCCGGAGAAGAAGATCCCTTCCACGCACGCGAAGGCCACGATCCTCTCTGCGAAAGTCTGAGATCCATCGATCCACTTCAAGGCCCATTGGGCCTTCTTCGCGACGCAAGGGATGGTCTCAATCGCGCGGAAGAGATGGTCCCTCTCCTTGTTGTCCTTGATGTAGGTATCTAGCAAGAGGCTGTACATCTCCGAGTGGATATTCTCAATCGCGATCTGGAACCCGTA comes from Brassica rapa cultivar Chiifu-401-42 chromosome A02, CAAS_Brap_v3.01, whole genome shotgun sequence and encodes:
- the LOC103854270 gene encoding ribonucleoside-diphosphate reductase small chain C — its product is MSVLPFRLIWRNISNVAAKAPTLLLPSLPPRQNLSPNDDNTLHLPQQASRKFQNVSTAPSLHPFPLLFKPFRLHHKYSSLDLKLKPSITSSIINLFPSKSSSTNMPSMAEEPLLTPTPDRFCMFPIHYPQIWEMYKKAEASFWTAEEVDLSQDTRDWETNLNDGERHFIKHVLAFFAASDGIVLENLASRFMSDVQVSEARAFYGFQIAIENIHSEMYSLLLDTYIKDNKERDHLFRAIETIPCVAKKAQWALKWIDGSQTFAERIVAFACVEGIFFSGSFCSIFWLKKRGLMPGLTFSNELISRDEGLHCDFACLIYTLLRTKLSEERVKSIVCDAVEIEREFVCDALPCALVGMNRDLMSQYIEFVADRLLGALGYGKVYGVANPFDWMELISLQGKTNFFEKRVGDYQKASVMSSVNGNGAFDNHVFSLDEDF